One Setaria viridis chromosome 3, Setaria_viridis_v4.0, whole genome shotgun sequence DNA window includes the following coding sequences:
- the LOC117847506 gene encoding CBL-interacting protein kinase 4 encodes MDAMDSKSKGSKKQSKSLLGKYELGRLLGRGTFAKVYLARPVAGGEPVAVKVLDKAEVMGTAGMAPRVLREVTAMRRLRHPNVLRLHEVLATRSRIYLVMELAPGGDLLSRLAALPRRRLPEHAARRVFVQLVAALSYCHARGVAHRDVKPQNVLLDGDGSLKVSDFGLSALPDSLRDDGRLHTACGTPAYAAPEVLRRKAYDGAKTDAWSCGVILFVLLAGQLPFDDSNIADMCRKAHRREYEFPEWVSPAARRLINRLLDPNPATRVAVEALAAHPWFKRSLSVDSQLGGLLNGQPERALAFRAPAMNAFDIISMSPGLDLSGLFDKRNREKRFMTTASPEQTLEQLGRAGGKLGYVVVGKKGLECLPLGGLSGSGLAAMTVEMSEVAPPLMLVELRLEVADGDGDDEGKPFGWEELRHELGDVARGWHSCQDF; translated from the coding sequence ATGGACGCCATGGACAGCAAGAGCAAGGGGAGCAAGAAGCAGAGCAAGAGCCTGCTCGGCAAGTACGAGCTGGGCCGCCTGCTGGGTCGCGGCACGTTCGCCAAGGTCTACCTCgcgcgccccgtcgccggcggcgagcccgtgGCGGTGAAGGTGCTCGACAAGGCCGAGGTCATGGGCACGGCGGGCATGGCGCCGCGCGTGCTCCGCGAGGTCACCGCCATGCGCCGCCTGCGCCACCCCAACGTGCTCCGCCTCCACGAGGTCCTCGCCACGCGGTCCCGGATCTACCTCGTCATGGAGCTCGCGCCGGGCGGGGACCTCCTCTCCAGgctcgccgcgctcccgcggcggcgcctgcCGGAGCACGCCGCGCGGCGCGTGTTCGTGCAGCTTGTCGCCGCGCTCTCCTACtgccacgcgcgcggcgtcgcgCACCGCGACGTCAAGCCGCAGAATGtcctcctcgacggcgacggcagccTCAAGGTCTCCGACTTCGGCCTCTCCGCGCTCCCGGACTCGCTCCGCGACGACGGCCGCCTCCACACCGCCTGCGGCACGCCGGCGTACGCCGCGCCCGAGGTGCTCCGCCGCAAGGCCTACGACGGCGCCAAGACCGACGCGTGGTCCTGCGGCGTCatcctcttcgtcctcctcgctGGCCAACTCCCTTTCGACGACTCCAACATCGCCGACATGTGCCGGAAGGCGCACCGCCGGGAGTACGAGTTCCCGGAGTGGGTGTCGCCGGCGGCTCGCCGCCTGATCAACCGCCTGCTCGACCCGAACCCGGCGAcccgcgtcgccgtcgaggcGCTGGCGGCGCACCCGTGGTTCAAGCGCTCGCTCAGCGTCGACTCGCAGCTCGGCGGGCTGCTCAACGGCCAGCCGGAGCGCGCGCTGGCGTTCCGGGCGCCGGCGATGAACGCCTTCGACATCATCTCCATGTCGCCGGGGCTCGACCTGTCCGGCCTGTTCGACAAGAGGAACCGGGAGAAGAGGTTCATGACCACGGCATCGCCGGAGCAGACGCTGGAGCAgctcggccgcgccggcgggaAGCTCGGGTACGTCGTGGTGGGGAAGAAAGGGCTCGAGTGCCTGCCGCTCGGAGGCCTGTCAGGCTCAGGCCTGGCCGCGATGACAGTTGAGATGTcggaggtggcgccgccgctgaTGCTCGTCGAGCTGCGCCTCGAggtggccgacggcgacggcgacgacgagggcAAACCGTTCGGGTGGGAGGAGCTGAGGCACGAGCTAGGAGATGTAGCTAGGGGTTGGCATAGTTGCCAAGATTTCTGA